The following coding sequences are from one Microbacterium wangchenii window:
- a CDS encoding MFS transporter, translating into MSRPVPTGPEGFTSTGTISSPTDRRRVVFATVVGTTVEWYDFFLYASAAGLVFGQLFFAPAGEGFAQILSFITVGISFLFRPLGAFLAGHLGDKYGRRLVLMLTLVLMGVATTLVGLLPTYQAIGIAAPILLIVLRILQGISAGGEWGGAVLMAVEHAPKTRRSLFGASPQLGVPLGLLLASGMLGLMAIIAPGDAFLEWGWRIPFLLSFVLILIGHYVRRRVEESPVFLELSERKEQTRMPIVQLFRKHALLVIIAAMVFAGNNAVGYMTTGGYIQRYATDPEGPVGLPTADVLGAVTISAVSWLVFTWIAGWAGDRLGRRNTYIIGWIAQLVGVVLLFPLVNTGSIGLLTLGLVVLTAGLGFTYGPQAALYAELFPASIRFSGVSISYAIGAILGGAFAPTIAQALVQSTGSTDAVTWYLAGMTLLGLIATLLLRDRSGIPLGPDHEELQARSPIYGAAKA; encoded by the coding sequence ATGAGCAGACCCGTCCCCACCGGCCCCGAGGGCTTCACCTCCACCGGAACCATCTCCAGCCCCACCGACCGGCGCCGCGTCGTGTTCGCCACGGTCGTGGGGACAACGGTGGAGTGGTACGACTTCTTCCTCTACGCCTCGGCGGCCGGCCTCGTCTTCGGGCAGCTGTTCTTCGCCCCCGCCGGCGAGGGCTTCGCGCAGATCCTGTCGTTCATCACCGTGGGCATCAGCTTCCTCTTCCGCCCCCTCGGCGCCTTCCTGGCCGGCCACCTCGGCGACAAGTACGGCCGCCGTCTCGTGCTCATGCTCACGCTCGTCCTGATGGGCGTGGCCACGACGCTCGTCGGTCTGCTCCCCACCTACCAGGCGATCGGGATCGCTGCGCCGATCCTCCTCATCGTGCTGCGCATCCTGCAGGGCATCTCTGCCGGCGGCGAGTGGGGCGGCGCGGTGCTGATGGCCGTCGAGCACGCCCCGAAGACCCGCCGCAGCCTGTTCGGCGCATCGCCGCAGCTCGGAGTGCCGCTCGGGCTCCTGCTGGCCAGCGGCATGCTCGGGCTCATGGCCATCATCGCCCCCGGGGACGCGTTCCTGGAGTGGGGCTGGCGCATCCCGTTCCTGCTGTCGTTCGTCCTGATCCTGATCGGCCACTACGTGCGCCGCCGTGTGGAGGAGAGCCCGGTGTTCCTCGAGCTCTCCGAGCGCAAGGAGCAGACACGCATGCCGATCGTGCAGCTGTTCCGCAAGCACGCGCTGCTCGTGATCATCGCGGCGATGGTCTTCGCCGGGAACAACGCCGTCGGCTACATGACCACGGGCGGCTACATCCAGCGCTACGCCACCGACCCGGAGGGTCCCGTGGGCCTGCCCACCGCCGATGTCCTGGGCGCCGTCACCATCTCCGCCGTGTCGTGGCTCGTGTTCACGTGGATCGCGGGATGGGCGGGAGACCGACTCGGCCGCCGCAACACGTACATCATCGGGTGGATCGCGCAGCTGGTGGGCGTCGTGCTGCTCTTCCCGCTCGTGAACACCGGCAGCATCGGCCTGCTGACCCTCGGGCTGGTCGTGCTCACGGCCGGCCTGGGCTTCACGTACGGCCCGCAGGCGGCGCTGTACGCCGAGCTCTTCCCCGCTTCGATCCGGTTCTCCGGAGTGTCGATCTCCTACGCCATCGGTGCGATCCTCGGCGGTGCGTTCGCTCCGACGATCGCGCAGGCGCTCGTGCAATCGACCGGATCGACCGACGCGGTCACGTGGTACCTCGCCGGGATGACCCTGCTGGGGCTGATTGCCACGCTGCTCCTGCGCGACCGCAGCGGCATCCCGCTGG